In Longimicrobium sp., the following are encoded in one genomic region:
- a CDS encoding PDDEXK nuclease domain-containing protein, whose product MSDKVTKGKAEPISRVGGAHLAPAGRPPSGERRLLAEIRSLIEASRQHTARVVNSAMAITYWSIGERIGREVLADDRGEYGKQVVERLADRLATEYGSGFSRRNLFNMVRVARAFPDAEIVQTMSAQLGWSHLVVLTALDDSLRREFYAQMCMTERWSVRTLQQKIQGMLFERTAISRKPEILAAKELQALRNEDRMSADLVFRDQYVLDFLRLKDAYDERDLETAILREIEGFIAELGTDFAFVGRQKRMTVDGVDYRLDLLFFHRRLRRLIAIDLKLGRFQAADKGQMELYLRWLQKYEQRPGEESPLGLILCAGKSEEHVELLQLEKSGIRVAEYITELPPREILEQKLHTAITAARRRMESQLQVLESE is encoded by the coding sequence ATGAGCGACAAAGTCACCAAAGGCAAGGCGGAGCCCATCTCACGCGTGGGCGGCGCACACCTGGCACCGGCCGGGAGACCGCCCTCCGGCGAGCGGCGGCTGCTGGCCGAGATCCGCTCCTTGATCGAGGCCTCCCGCCAGCACACCGCACGGGTGGTGAACTCGGCGATGGCCATCACCTACTGGAGCATCGGCGAGAGGATCGGGCGCGAGGTCCTGGCCGATGATCGTGGCGAATACGGAAAACAGGTCGTGGAGCGGCTGGCGGACCGCCTCGCCACCGAGTACGGCTCCGGCTTCTCGCGGCGCAACCTCTTCAACATGGTGCGGGTGGCAAGGGCTTTCCCGGACGCGGAGATTGTGCAGACGATGTCTGCACAATTGGGGTGGTCGCACCTCGTGGTCCTGACAGCCCTCGACGATTCGCTCCGGCGCGAGTTCTACGCGCAGATGTGCATGACCGAGCGCTGGAGCGTCCGCACGCTCCAGCAGAAGATCCAGGGCATGCTCTTCGAGAGGACCGCCATCTCCAGGAAACCGGAGATCCTCGCCGCAAAAGAGCTGCAAGCTCTTCGCAACGAAGATCGCATGAGCGCGGATCTGGTCTTTCGTGACCAGTACGTTCTCGATTTCCTCCGCCTGAAGGACGCCTACGACGAGCGAGACCTCGAAACGGCGATCCTCCGGGAGATCGAGGGCTTCATCGCCGAGCTCGGAACCGATTTCGCCTTCGTGGGCCGCCAGAAGCGGATGACCGTCGACGGCGTCGACTACCGGCTGGACCTCCTCTTCTTCCACCGGCGGCTGCGGCGCCTGATCGCGATCGACCTGAAGCTGGGCCGTTTCCAGGCGGCGGACAAAGGACAGATGGAGCTGTACCTCCGGTGGCTTCAGAAATACGAGCAGCGTCCAGGCGAGGAGTCGCCGCTCGGCCTCATCCTGTGTGCAGGCAAGTCAGAGGAGCACGTCGAGCTGCTCCAGCTCGAGAAGAGCGGCATCCGGGTCGCTGAGTACATCACCGAGCTGCCGCCGCGGGAAATCCTCGAGCAGAAGCTCCATACCGCGATCACGGCTGCTCGCAGGCGGATGGAATCCCAGCTGCAGGTCCTCGAATCGGAATAG
- a CDS encoding D-aminoacyl-tRNA deacylase: MSNHPRGRRAVFFFCAELERDPVAARVFEASARLLDLRETGEEVDGFPVLAHRDAHGRELAYVRTADVLSHDYPRYLPALTGRFAAYDLALLVNWHEGANAPERILMAHTTGDVPSATFGAADPGLTLGVLRALERARAEAGLDHYRTVTEATHWSGVPRGHPPALLAAYPVPLLDVEIGSSPASWADPAAVEALARALPRVFDEADGPHASLLCLGGVHFEPAFRDAVLGEARPHRVAVSHILANQWLAAGGYEGEEGVEKLAACAATIAGGVDAVVFHDNLKGPLKASARALAERLGVPAFQHRRLRQPEPLFPAPVPERRG; encoded by the coding sequence ATGTCCAACCACCCCCGCGGCAGGCGCGCCGTCTTCTTCTTCTGCGCGGAGCTGGAGCGCGACCCGGTGGCGGCGCGCGTGTTCGAGGCGTCCGCCCGCCTCCTCGACCTGCGCGAGACGGGCGAGGAGGTGGACGGCTTCCCGGTGCTGGCCCACCGCGACGCGCACGGCCGCGAGCTCGCGTACGTCCGCACGGCCGACGTGCTGAGCCACGACTACCCCCGCTACCTCCCGGCGCTCACCGGGCGCTTCGCGGCGTACGACCTGGCCCTGCTGGTCAACTGGCACGAGGGCGCCAACGCGCCGGAGCGGATCCTGATGGCCCACACCACCGGCGACGTGCCCTCGGCGACGTTCGGGGCGGCCGACCCCGGCCTCACCCTGGGCGTGCTGCGGGCGCTGGAGAGAGCGCGCGCCGAGGCCGGGCTGGACCACTACCGCACGGTCACCGAGGCGACCCACTGGTCCGGCGTGCCGCGCGGGCATCCGCCCGCGCTGCTGGCGGCCTACCCGGTGCCCCTGCTGGACGTGGAGATCGGCAGCAGCCCCGCGAGCTGGGCGGACCCGGCGGCGGTGGAGGCGCTCGCCCGCGCCCTGCCGCGGGTGTTCGACGAGGCGGACGGGCCGCACGCATCGCTCCTCTGCCTGGGCGGGGTCCACTTCGAGCCCGCCTTCCGCGACGCCGTGCTGGGCGAGGCGCGGCCGCACCGGGTGGCCGTCTCGCACATCCTGGCCAACCAGTGGCTGGCGGCGGGCGGCTACGAGGGCGAGGAGGGGGTGGAGAAGCTGGCCGCCTGCGCGGCGACCATCGCCGGCGGCGTGGACGCGGTCGTCTTCCACGACAACCTGAAGGGCCCGCTCAAGGCCTCCGCCCGCGCCCTGGCCGAGCGGCTGGGCGTCCCCGCCTTCCAGCACCGGCGGCTGCGGCAGCCCGAGCCGCTGTTCCCGGCGCCCGTCCCGGAGCGGCGGGGGTGA